The proteins below come from a single Rhodococcus sp. WMMA185 genomic window:
- a CDS encoding nitroreductase family protein, with translation MTKPEQLPRDHDSYPTARSRRSRLWRLKIRLQFTGWLQYLITGAFAIVFLVAAAIGWLIGIWQPLLFWVPLMIGLLLLAAAIFDVITLKWGVRPTEPLPQRADDLDTFDLIRSRRSCHSFQSRDLTAADRAELMRAVDEFVQRDRLIGTGPIRLEYVAAPLTIWPGVGAHEFLVAIAPYSYDRLVLVDVGRSLQKVVLQATRMGVSTCWIGPGADQSSIVEHLGNRFDPAEDHVVCVCAVGYRSRFKPLFVRVMERISHRRLPLKSLFFSDPRCEVPLAIDTTPFSSFGRCYEVCQWSPSSYNAQTTRCAAVTELTSGEEKVVRLDFYTTTASRFYAPVALGIWCANWETGCDALGVRGHFAVLDADARGIGGGPELPRYDVSWIAGPEKSSSPPH, from the coding sequence ATGACCAAGCCGGAACAGCTGCCTCGCGATCACGACAGTTACCCGACCGCGAGATCGCGGCGTTCGAGATTGTGGCGGTTGAAGATACGGCTGCAGTTCACGGGCTGGCTTCAATACCTCATCACCGGGGCCTTCGCGATCGTGTTCCTCGTCGCCGCGGCTATCGGATGGCTGATCGGAATCTGGCAGCCGCTGTTGTTCTGGGTGCCTTTGATGATCGGCCTGCTACTACTCGCTGCCGCGATTTTCGATGTCATCACCCTGAAATGGGGAGTACGCCCCACCGAGCCGCTGCCCCAGCGTGCAGATGACCTCGACACCTTCGATCTGATCCGCTCGAGACGCTCCTGCCACTCCTTTCAGAGCCGTGATCTCACTGCGGCTGACCGAGCCGAGCTGATGCGAGCCGTCGACGAATTCGTCCAGCGCGACCGCCTCATCGGCACCGGTCCGATTCGACTCGAATATGTCGCAGCTCCACTGACCATCTGGCCAGGAGTGGGTGCGCACGAGTTCCTCGTCGCGATCGCCCCATACAGCTACGACCGCCTGGTGCTTGTCGATGTCGGCCGCAGTCTGCAGAAGGTGGTCTTGCAGGCCACTCGCATGGGAGTGAGCACCTGCTGGATCGGCCCGGGTGCCGACCAGAGCAGCATCGTCGAACACCTGGGCAACCGATTCGATCCGGCAGAGGATCATGTGGTCTGTGTCTGCGCGGTGGGATACCGATCACGCTTCAAGCCTTTGTTCGTCCGCGTGATGGAACGGATATCTCATCGCCGACTTCCTCTGAAGTCACTGTTCTTCTCTGATCCGCGCTGTGAGGTACCGCTGGCAATCGACACCACACCCTTCTCGTCGTTCGGTCGTTGCTATGAGGTGTGTCAGTGGTCGCCGTCGTCCTACAACGCACAAACCACCCGATGCGCGGCGGTGACAGAACTGACAAGCGGCGAAGAGAAAGTAGTGCGCTTAGACTTCTATACCACCACCGCATCGCGGTTCTATGCGCCTGTGGCGCTGGGAATCTGGTGCGCGAACTGGGAAACAGGCTGCGACGCTCTCGGCGTCCGGGGTCATTTCGCGGTGCTGGACGCCGATGCTCGCGGCATTGGCGGCGGCCCCGAGTTGCCCCGCTACGACGTGAGTTGGATCGCCGGCCCAGAGAAGAGCAGCTCTCCTCCCCACTGA
- the ramB gene encoding acetate metabolism transcriptional regulator RamB gives MSKTFVGVRLRQLRTERGLSQAALAKKLEISASYLNQIEHDVRPLTVPVLLRITEVFGVDTTFFSSQDDTRLIAEMREVALDQEMGIDADAQEIAEMVASHPGLAKAMVNMHRRFRNTTAQLAQATEDRYSDGSGSGSITMPHEEVRDYFYQHQNYLHELDTAAEELTTRMRFHRGDVGGEIARRLQTMHDVQIVKRIDLGENVLHRYDPQARVLEISPHLSSGQQMFKFATELAYLEYGDLLDKLVAEGGFTSDESLALARLGLANYFAAATVLPYGQFHDVAEDFRYDIERLSAFYSVSYETICHRLSTLQRPKLRGVPFMFVRVDRAGNMSKRQSATGFHFSTSGGTCPLWNVYETFSYPGKIMTQIAQMPDGRRYLWVARTVERRAARYGQPAKIFAIGLGCEIRHAHRLVYGDGLDLDDSNPGTPIGAGCRVCERLNCPQRAFPPLGKQLAISEHQSSVSPYIIR, from the coding sequence ATGTCGAAGACCTTCGTCGGCGTCCGATTGCGCCAACTCCGCACCGAGCGGGGTCTGAGCCAGGCGGCGCTAGCGAAGAAGCTCGAGATCTCCGCGAGTTATCTCAACCAGATCGAGCATGACGTCCGGCCGCTGACGGTGCCGGTACTGCTGCGGATCACCGAGGTATTCGGTGTCGACACCACGTTCTTCTCGTCGCAGGACGACACCCGCCTGATCGCGGAGATGCGCGAGGTCGCCCTCGATCAGGAAATGGGCATCGACGCCGACGCGCAGGAAATCGCCGAAATGGTGGCATCGCATCCGGGTCTGGCGAAGGCCATGGTCAACATGCACCGCAGGTTCCGTAATACCACCGCGCAATTGGCGCAGGCCACCGAAGATCGCTACAGCGACGGCAGCGGCAGCGGTTCGATCACGATGCCACACGAAGAGGTTCGCGACTATTTCTATCAGCACCAGAACTACCTGCACGAACTCGACACCGCGGCAGAGGAATTGACCACGCGAATGCGTTTCCACCGAGGCGACGTCGGCGGTGAGATCGCTCGTAGGCTGCAGACGATGCACGACGTGCAGATCGTCAAGCGCATCGACCTCGGTGAGAATGTCTTGCACCGATACGACCCACAGGCTCGAGTGCTGGAAATCTCCCCACATCTGTCGAGTGGACAGCAGATGTTCAAGTTCGCCACCGAGTTGGCGTACCTCGAATACGGCGATTTGCTGGACAAGTTGGTAGCGGAGGGAGGATTCACCAGCGACGAGTCACTCGCGCTAGCGCGACTCGGCCTTGCAAACTACTTCGCCGCTGCAACCGTGCTTCCGTATGGTCAGTTCCACGATGTCGCCGAGGATTTCCGATATGACATCGAACGGTTGTCAGCGTTCTACTCGGTGAGCTACGAGACCATCTGCCACCGCCTCTCCACGCTGCAACGCCCGAAGCTGCGCGGCGTGCCGTTCATGTTCGTCCGCGTCGACCGGGCCGGCAACATGTCGAAACGGCAGTCGGCGACCGGTTTCCACTTCTCCACCAGTGGGGGAACCTGCCCACTCTGGAACGTGTACGAGACGTTCTCGTACCCGGGCAAGATCATGACCCAGATTGCGCAGATGCCCGACGGACGGCGGTACCTCTGGGTCGCCCGGACCGTCGAACGGCGTGCCGCGCGCTACGGTCAGCCTGCCAAGATATTCGCGATCGGACTCGGCTGCGAGATCCGACACGCTCATCGCCTTGTATACGGCGATGGTCTCGACCTGGACGATTCGAACCCAGGAACTCCCATCGGTGCGGGTTGCCGCGTTTGTGAACGTCTGAACTGCCCTCAGCGCGCGTTTCCCCCGCTCGGCAAGCAACTCGCCATCAGCGAGCACCAAAGTTCGGTGTCGCCCTACATTATTCGATAG
- the urtB gene encoding urea ABC transporter permease subunit UrtB: protein MDVVIGQLFTGVSIGSILLLAALGLSLTFGQMGVVNMAHGEFIMAGSYTAYVVQQVISGATGSLFLSLIVGFLVGGAMGALLEVTLVQRMYHRPLDTLLVTFGVGLILQQLARDIFGAPAVNVVAPEWLAGGVEILGAVVPKTRLFILVLAVVCVLALSLAIRKSPMGRRIRAVVQNRDLAETSGISSRRTDVTTFFIGSGLAGVAGVALTLIGSTSPTIGQSYLVDAFLVVVVGGLGQMKGAVIAAFALGLLSSFVEYSTTASIAKVIVFVAIVVFLQVRPQGLFAVKTRSLV from the coding sequence ATGGATGTAGTGATCGGACAGCTGTTCACCGGGGTGAGTATCGGATCGATCCTGTTGCTCGCAGCGCTGGGGCTGTCGCTGACCTTCGGTCAGATGGGGGTCGTGAACATGGCCCACGGCGAATTCATCATGGCCGGATCCTACACAGCGTACGTTGTGCAGCAGGTGATTTCGGGAGCCACGGGTTCTCTCTTCCTCTCCTTGATCGTCGGTTTCCTCGTCGGCGGGGCGATGGGAGCGCTGCTGGAGGTCACTCTGGTGCAGCGCATGTACCACCGCCCGCTCGACACCTTGCTGGTGACGTTCGGGGTGGGACTGATCCTGCAGCAACTGGCGCGGGACATCTTCGGCGCGCCGGCGGTCAACGTCGTCGCGCCGGAGTGGCTGGCGGGCGGGGTGGAGATCCTCGGCGCCGTCGTCCCGAAGACCCGCCTGTTCATTCTCGTCCTCGCCGTCGTCTGCGTCCTCGCGCTGTCACTCGCGATCCGCAAGTCGCCGATGGGCAGGCGTATCCGGGCGGTCGTACAGAACCGCGATCTCGCCGAGACCAGCGGAATATCCAGTCGCCGCACCGATGTCACGACCTTCTTCATCGGGTCCGGCCTCGCAGGGGTGGCCGGCGTCGCGCTGACGCTGATCGGTTCGACGAGTCCGACGATCGGGCAGAGCTATCTGGTTGACGCGTTCCTCGTCGTGGTGGTGGGTGGACTCGGGCAAATGAAGGGCGCGGTGATCGCCGCGTTCGCGCTCGGCCTCCTCAGCTCGTTCGTCGAGTACTCGACCACGGCGTCGATAGCCAAGGTCATCGTATTCGTGGCAATCGTGGTGTTCCTGCAGGTTCGACCACAGGGCCTGTTCGCGGTCAAGACGAGGAGCCTTGTATGA
- a CDS encoding TetR/AcrR family transcriptional regulator, whose protein sequence is MPRYIDVDGLFDTTVAVFAERGYRATTTQEIASRAGVNEATLFRRYGDKATLISTALTHALANAPFAHPTTTGDVTEDLVALVNAYVETNRMYGGAVETLLVDMQRHPELRTVIAAFMPQLLNAVHVIATHQDRGQLTPGDPVQKLVILLAPLMVFGMLARSGAEMPVAEFDPNALVATFLDGHRAR, encoded by the coding sequence ATGCCCAGGTATATCGACGTTGATGGACTGTTCGACACGACAGTTGCGGTTTTTGCCGAACGGGGATATCGAGCAACTACAACGCAGGAGATCGCCAGCCGAGCCGGCGTCAACGAGGCGACGCTGTTTCGCCGCTACGGCGACAAGGCCACCCTGATCAGCACAGCTCTGACACACGCTCTGGCCAATGCGCCGTTCGCCCACCCGACCACGACCGGTGATGTCACCGAAGATCTTGTCGCACTGGTGAACGCCTATGTCGAGACCAACCGCATGTACGGAGGTGCCGTCGAGACGCTGCTGGTCGACATGCAACGCCACCCGGAGCTTCGTACCGTCATAGCCGCGTTCATGCCGCAACTACTCAACGCGGTGCACGTGATCGCAACACACCAGGATCGAGGACAACTCACACCCGGTGACCCGGTACAGAAGCTGGTGATCCTCCTTGCGCCGCTGATGGTGTTCGGCATGCTGGCACGCAGCGGAGCCGAAATGCCTGTCGCCGAGTTCGACCCGAACGCGCTTGTCGCGACTTTCCTCGACGGCCATCGCGCACGCTGA
- the urtA gene encoding urea ABC transporter substrate-binding protein has product MRTLSKTALAAPTALAAVGLLLSGCGSKASDTASASTAASCVDTSGDTIKVGSLNSLSGTMAISEVTVRDSIAMAVDEINNSGGVLGKKIEIVAEDGASEPTVFAEKAEKLISSDCVAAVFGGWTSSSRKAMLPVFEDNNSLLYYPVQYEGLEDSKNIFYTGATTNQQIVPALDYLKENGVESLYLVGSDYVFPQTANRIIRAYSAANGIEIKGEDYTPLGSTDFSTIVNKVRSADADAVFNTLNGDSNVAFFREYTNVGLKPADMPVVSVSIAEEEVGGIGVQNIEGQLTAWDYYQTIDTPANKKFVEAYKARYGADKPTSDPMEAAYVSVYLWKNTVEKANSFATEDIQNAADGVTFDGPEGTVTIDGSNHHITKTARIGEIRGDGLIYTVWDSGSPIEPDPYLESYSWAESLGN; this is encoded by the coding sequence ATGCGAACCCTCTCCAAAACCGCTCTCGCAGCACCGACTGCGCTCGCCGCCGTAGGTCTCCTACTGTCCGGCTGCGGCAGCAAGGCGTCCGACACGGCCAGTGCTTCCACCGCAGCATCCTGTGTGGACACCTCGGGCGACACCATCAAGGTCGGCTCGCTCAACTCGCTGTCCGGCACGATGGCGATCAGTGAGGTGACAGTGCGTGATTCGATCGCGATGGCGGTCGACGAAATCAACAATTCGGGCGGTGTACTCGGCAAGAAGATCGAGATCGTGGCCGAAGACGGCGCTTCTGAGCCCACTGTCTTCGCCGAGAAGGCCGAAAAGCTCATCAGCAGTGACTGCGTCGCAGCGGTGTTCGGCGGATGGACGTCCTCGAGTCGCAAGGCGATGCTGCCGGTGTTCGAGGACAACAACTCGCTGCTCTACTACCCCGTACAGTACGAGGGACTCGAAGACTCGAAGAACATCTTCTATACCGGTGCCACCACCAACCAGCAGATCGTGCCCGCCCTGGACTACCTGAAGGAAAACGGCGTCGAGTCCCTCTATCTCGTGGGCAGCGACTACGTGTTCCCGCAGACCGCTAATCGCATCATCAGGGCGTACTCGGCGGCCAACGGAATCGAGATCAAAGGCGAGGACTACACCCCGCTCGGCTCCACGGACTTCTCCACCATCGTCAACAAGGTGCGCTCGGCGGACGCAGACGCCGTGTTCAACACGCTCAACGGTGATTCCAACGTCGCGTTCTTCCGCGAATACACGAACGTCGGGCTGAAACCCGCCGACATGCCCGTGGTATCGGTGTCGATCGCCGAGGAAGAGGTCGGAGGCATCGGTGTGCAGAACATCGAGGGCCAACTGACCGCCTGGGACTACTACCAGACCATCGACACCCCCGCGAACAAGAAGTTCGTCGAGGCGTATAAGGCCCGGTACGGGGCGGACAAGCCGACCTCCGATCCTATGGAAGCGGCCTACGTATCGGTCTACCTCTGGAAGAACACGGTCGAGAAGGCGAACTCCTTCGCGACCGAAGACATCCAGAACGCGGCCGACGGGGTCACTTTCGACGGTCCGGAGGGCACGGTCACCATCGACGGCTCCAACCACCACATCACCAAGACTGCACGTATCGGCGAGATCCGCGGTGACGGGCTGATCTACACGGTGTGGGATTCGGGAAGCCCGATCGAGCCGGACCCGTACCTGGAGTCCTACTCCTGGGCCGAGTCGCTCGGTAACTGA